The Syngnathus acus chromosome 11, fSynAcu1.2, whole genome shotgun sequence genome includes the window TGTCGTCATCGTCACCTACTTGTCGAATGGTTCAAACGAATCCGgccattatttttgtgtccatCAGCACAACCAAACAATGAGGATCTTTACCGAATGGACCGTGAAGGTCTGATTCTTCAAAGTCACCTGTAGCACGCCCACTCCTTATGTGCTTCTTTTGTGACTTGACCAAGTGTCCCATTTATGTCCACAGGTGCATCTGATGCTCCGGATTCAGGTAGCGCTGTGTCTCCTTCAGCTGGGTCAGGCAGAAATCCATTCTTGACGGGTAAAACAGAAACAACATTAACGACATTTGATCTTTCAAgtcagtgtgtgtgctcaCATCAAGACTGCTTGGGCAACTTCCAAGAACTTTTACCAAGGGCCCTTTGGAAAAAGCCTAGCCAAACGTGTAGGCATGCTCACATGTGTGGAGTACTGACTCGTTGGTCTATGCTTctgacatcaacatgccaacTCACCATATCTCCACAGATGGAGCTGCTGAAGGCCCTGCCGTGTCAGTTACAGAAAGCAAAGGTACTAGTGTAACATCTACTTTGTCTAGTCAAGTCTGTAAACCACTGGAACCTTTTACActtaaacacaaaatgaggacagtcgtggaaaaaatggtCTGTTtttggacagttgcagagtctGCTGAATCTGCAGGTTACATAAAGTCACACGGGTCCGCAGAGTCATCAGAGTCTGTGGATATACAAGAGTCCGTAGAGTCATCAGAGTCTCCGGATATACAAGAGTCCGCAGAGTCCGCAGAGACATCAGAGTTCGTGGATATACAAGGGTCTGCAGAGTCATCAGAGTCAGCAGATCTACAAGAGTCCACAGAGTCATCAGAGTCTGTGACTATGCAAAAGTCCACAGAGTCATCAAAGTCTGTGGCTCTGCAAGAGTCCGCAGAATCACACAAGTCTGCAGAATCAGCAGAGTCTGTGGCATCACTAGAATCTGCTGAATCATCAGAGTCAGCTGAATCAGCTAAGTCTGCAGAGTCAGCTGAGTCAGCAGAATCATTCGAGTCTGCGGAGTCGCCAGAGTCTGCTGATTCAGCAGAGCCCAAGGACTCACCAGAATTAACAGAGTCCCGAGAGTTGACGGAATTGCTCTACTCTGTGAAATTCTCCCAATTGGAAATGGGTCAGTTGCTAGTTTATCATCAACTGATACCCTAAACCAGATCGAGTCATTGACATGCTGTGCTGTGCAAGTTAAAGATTCTGCTACCTTCTGTCATCAGAGTCAAGTTCAGAGGCGGGCAAGGACAGTGAAAAGAAGACGAGCAGTGATTCTGAGCCAGGGGACACTATTGACGACGGCGGCAATGGGCTTGACCCGATGGCTGCATTCGGCTTGGAGGACGGAGGTGAGGTGGGAGCCGAGGTCTGGACGGTGGGATGGACATTCGGGCACAGAAAAGAAACCAGATAGCACAAATTAACTTTTCTGACAAGTCAGACgcgatggaggaggaggagatcaGAGAGGAAGATGAAACCTCTTCCAAGGATGACAAGGGATCTGATGCAAATGTTGGCACGGCGGACGCTGAGCTTGGCGTGGACGACATCAAGGCGGGGAATAATGATCAAGACCCCAAAGAGAGCTCCCAAATCTTTGACTCCACTGAGGGTGACAAAAACGTGCCAAAATTAGGTTGTCCAACTTCAAATCATACTCTGACCTTGCTCGTTTGTGGCTATTTTTACTACAGCAACTCTTGTCGAGAAGTCGGACGCGACACCCTCCCACCTCAGGGTAAAGCTAAGTGCTCTCATGTGACACTTGAACTTTGAAATCCACAAGAAAGATGATGAGAAGGCATTGATCCTGAATATTCgacttgtctttttctttatcCAGGAGTGACTTTGAGCACCGACTAAGAGGGTGAGCTCGTCGTTCTCAAGATGGGAATAGACTTCAAATAGCGCCATCATCGTATATGACGAGTACGCTTTGTGTTTGCAGAAGAAAGCATAAGCGTGGGACTGCCTGGCATACCTTGACCGTGATGACTTCCCATATGGATGGCTTGTGTCTTTGAGGCCTTTTCAAGTGTTCCGAATGAACATGTA containing:
- the LOC119130281 gene encoding uncharacterized protein LOC119130281 isoform X2; its protein translation is MFPRRVTPLPTVLPTLLPLVTLAALSLSAPLALPDKSAALLAPLDGKATRQAVTSLPAAAESGDTSNSPDGDDSQGQAQAQPNNEDLYRMDREGASDAPDSGSAVSPSAGSGRNPFLTDGAAEGPAVSVTESKESAESAGYIKSHGSAESSESVDIQESVESSESPDIQESAESAETSEFVDIQGSAESSESADLQESTESSESVTMQKSTESSKSVALQESAESHKSAESAESVASLESAESSESAESAKSAESAESAESFESAESPESADSAEPKDSPELTESRELTELLYSVKFSQLEMESSSEAGKDSEKKTSSDSEPGDTIDDGGNGLDPMAAFGLEDGDAMEEEEIREEDETSSKDDKGSDANVGTADAELGVDDIKAGNNDQDPKESSQIFDSTEATLVEKSDATPSHLRE
- the LOC119130281 gene encoding dentin sialophosphoprotein-like isoform X3, which produces MFPRRVTPLPTVLPTLLPLVTLAALSLSAPLALPDKSAALLAPLDGKATRQAVTSLPAAAESGDTSNSPDGDDSQGQAQAQPNNEDLYRMDREGASDAPDSDGAAEGPAVSVTESKESAESAGYIKSHGSAESSESVDIQESVESSESPDIQESAESAETSEFVDIQGSAESSESADLQESTESSESVTMQKSTESSKSVALQESAESHKSAESAESVASLESAESSESAESAKSAESAESAESFESAESPESADSAEPKDSPELTESRELTELLYSVKFSQLEMESSSEAGKDSEKKTSSDSEPGDTIDDGGNGLDPMAAFGLEDGDAMEEEEIREEDETSSKDDKGSDANVGTADAELGVDDIKAGNNDQDPKESSQIFDSTEATLVEKSDATPSHLRE
- the LOC119130281 gene encoding dentin sialophosphoprotein-like isoform X4, whose amino-acid sequence is MFPRRVTPLPTVLPTLLPLVTLAALSLSAPLALPDKSAALLAPLDGKATRQAVTSLPAAAESGDTSNSPDGDDSQGQAQAQPNNEDLYRMDREGASDAPDSDCLGNFQELLPRALWKKPSQTYGAAEGPAVSVTESKESAESAGYIKSHGSAESSESVDIQESAESSESADLQESTESSESVTMQKSTESSKSVALQESAESHKSAESAESVASLESAESSESAESAKSAESAESAESFESAESPESADSAEPKDSPELTESRELTELLYSVKFSQLEMESSSEAGKDSEKKTSSDSEPGDTIDDGGNGLDPMAAFGLEDGDAMEEEEIREEDETSSKDDKGSDANVGTADAELGVDDIKAGNNDQDPKESSQIFDSTEATLVEKSDATPSHLRE
- the LOC119130281 gene encoding dentin sialophosphoprotein-like isoform X1 gives rise to the protein MFPRRVTPLPTVLPTLLPLVTLAALSLSAPLALPDKSAALLAPLDGKATRQAVTSLPAAAESGDTSNSPDGDDSQGQAQAQPNNEDLYRMDREGASDAPDSDCLGNFQELLPRALWKKPSQTYGAAEGPAVSVTESKESAESAGYIKSHGSAESSESVDIQESVESSESPDIQESAESAETSEFVDIQGSAESSESADLQESTESSESVTMQKSTESSKSVALQESAESHKSAESAESVASLESAESSESAESAKSAESAESAESFESAESPESADSAEPKDSPELTESRELTELLYSVKFSQLEMESSSEAGKDSEKKTSSDSEPGDTIDDGGNGLDPMAAFGLEDGDAMEEEEIREEDETSSKDDKGSDANVGTADAELGVDDIKAGNNDQDPKESSQIFDSTEATLVEKSDATPSHLRE